Genomic DNA from Desulfuromonas sp. TF:
ACTTTCGGATTCTTTCCGGCGGGGGTGAGGTGGTCAGGGAAACGGCAATCATCACCAGGATCACCAGAGGTGCTCCAAGGAAAGCGGAAGATGTGGGAGGAAACAGGGTGCTGATCAATGGAATGAGATCGCCCAGCAACAGGGCGGCGAAGGTAATGCACAGACCCGTGATCATACCGGCGATCGCTCCGAATTTGTTCGTGCGGTCCCACCAGATGCCGAGCAGGAAGACGGGAAAGAGGGTGTTGCCGGCCAGGGCGAAAGCCACCGCGGTGATCTCGGCGATGAGGCCCGGTGGGTTGGCGGCAACGATGACCACCAGGAAGGCGAGAACCAGGGTCGCTCCTTTGGCGACTTTCATCCGTTTCCCTTCGCTGGCCCCGGGATTGATGAGCCGGAAGTAGATATCGTGGGAAAAAGCTCCGGCGCCCGTGATGAGCAGCCCCGTTACCGTGGAGAAGGCGGCGATAATCGCTCCCACCGCGACGATGCCCGTCAGCCAGGGTGAGAGTCCCGCCCATTCTCCGGCCTTGATCACGACAAGATCGGCCATGGCCCGCGCCGTGGCCGGATCAGGTGCGATCTGGTTGTTCAGTTCCCAGACCCGGGCGAAGGTAGCATAGGCGGGGGCACTCCAATAGAGGAGGCCGATGAAGAAAATACCCCAGATGACGCTCCAGCGGGCATCGCGGATGTTCGGAACCGTGTAGAAATGGGAGAGGACGTGTGGCAGCCCCGCCGTTCCAACCATGAGGGTGAAACAAAGAGAGATCCATTCAAAAGGGGTGCCGAAGGTCCACGGCGATGTATAGGCGCCCTTCCCCTGGGCCAGATCCTCCAGGGCAGCACCGTATCCGACCTGAGGGACGGCCCAGAAATAACCCAGCTTCTTTGCGACGAACATCAGGGGAATGATGAAGGAAAGGATCAGCACCATATAATGAAGCTGCTGGTTGCGGGCGGCGCCGAGAGTGCCCGACAGGACAAGATAGGAGATGGCAACCGTCGTGCCCAGAAAAAGGGACGCGGTGTAATCCAGGCCGAAAATCCAGGAGAAGACCAGCGCGATCCCCTTGTACTGCGCCACGCAGTAGACCAGTGAGATGAGAATGGCGATCGCCGCTGAAAGGAGACGGGCCACCGGGGAGTCGTAGCGCGCCTCGACGAATTCGGGCGCCGTGTATTTGCCGAAACGGCGGATCTGCCCGGCCATGAGGATCAGCAGCAGGACGTACCCTCCTGTCCAGCCGATCACGTAGGCCAGGGCGAAATAGCCTTTGAGGTA
This window encodes:
- a CDS encoding cation acetate symporter; the protein is MRDGLKLAPVLLLFGFLALSLLVGLASRTRKREDYAVSGLHIGRMGIGAAIASNWMSAASFLGIAGIFYLKGYFALAYVIGWTGGYVLLLILMAGQIRRFGKYTAPEFVEARYDSPVARLLSAAIAILISLVYCVAQYKGIALVFSWIFGLDYTASLFLGTTVAISYLVLSGTLGAARNQQLHYMVLILSFIIPLMFVAKKLGYFWAVPQVGYGAALEDLAQGKGAYTSPWTFGTPFEWISLCFTLMVGTAGLPHVLSHFYTVPNIRDARWSVIWGIFFIGLLYWSAPAYATFARVWELNNQIAPDPATARAMADLVVIKAGEWAGLSPWLTGIVAVGAIIAAFSTVTGLLITGAGAFSHDIYFRLINPGASEGKRMKVAKGATLVLAFLVVIVAANPPGLIAEITAVAFALAGNTLFPVFLLGIWWDRTNKFGAIAGMITGLCITFAALLLGDLIPLISTLFPPTSSAFLGAPLVILVMIAVSLTTSPPPERIRKFLAEEVHTP